One stretch of Armigeres subalbatus isolate Guangzhou_Male chromosome 2, GZ_Asu_2, whole genome shotgun sequence DNA includes these proteins:
- the LOC134209239 gene encoding uncharacterized protein LOC134209239 yields the protein MIPLQQSIPTPASHAWRAPFLILITLPLLIEPSKLSLRNLNEDPILFLKYGNCKIQTGNLKIVHPINLTTIQESIDYLTSSFYTRVDSRNPLGGIVKHKIKALYNNFLQIKPSEHHRAKRWDSLGSGWKWLAGSPDAQDLHIINSTMNELITQNNQQVNINNRINARISELTSSINKIINSMKANELANEISAIITIINIDIINKLLEDIQDAIILYQTATIANRTRCRVQFKGPRRSSLEEGEVIEHPSNHDNPSTELLRNKLQIIQQQQQQIALALGTVNALPSAADTNSNINNNTCAP from the exons ATGATACCCCTGCAACAAAGCATCCCAACTCCTGCAAGCCACGCTTGGAGA GCACCCTTCCTGATACTCATCACCCTTCCTTTATTGATTGAACCATCCAAACTTTCCCTGAGAAACCTCAACGAAGAccccattttatttttaaaatatggaaattgtaaaattcaaactggaaatttaaaaattgtacaCCCCATTAATCTAACAACGATACAAGAATCTATCGATTACTTGACTTCATCCTTTTATACAAGAGTAGATAGCAGAAACCCTTTAGGAGGCATAGTCAAACACAAGATAAAAGCATTGTACAACAACTTTCTTCAAATAAAACCATCAGAACATCATAGAGCAAAAAGATGGGATTCGTTGGGAAGTGGTTGGAAATGGCTGGCCGGATCACCAGATGCACAAGATCTTCATATCATCAATTCTACAATGAATGAATTAATAACCCAGAATAATCAGCAAGTTAATATAAATAACCGCATCAATGCAAGAATTTCGGAGCTGACCAGCAGCATTAACAAAATTATCAACAGCATGAAAGCGAACGAGCTAGCAAATGAGATCTCGGCTATCATTACAATAATAAATATTGATATCATCAACAAACTCCTAGAAGACATACAAGACGCCATCATCCTATACCAAACAGCTACAATCGCCAACAGA ACCAGATGTCGAGTTCAATTCAAAGGACCGAGACGATCCTCACTTGAGGAGGGAGAAGTTATCGAACACCCATCGAACCACGATAATCCTTCCACCGAGCTACTACGCAATAAGCTGCAAAttatacaacaacaacaacaacaaatagcCCTTGCACTGGGCACCGTCAATGCATTGCCGTCAGCCGCCGATACCAACAgcaacatcaacaacaacacATGTGCACCTTAA